GCTGCTGCGAAGCATCGCGGTAACCCTCTTCCGGCGCGCCGGACACCAGTCCCTGACCCGTGCTCGACGGTTCTTGGCCCACGACATTCACGCCCTCCTCGGTCTGCTGGAATGAAACAGCCCTGCGCTTGCGGGGGAGGGTGCGAGCCTAAGCGAGCGGGAGGGGGCATTACAGTGCGCTCATCCCCCGCAGCGCCAGGTAGCGCATCAGCGCCTCCACGAAGTAGTAGTCGCCGTAGCTGATGCCGACGTCGATCTCCGTGCCCGCGGGCTTGTTGCCGACGCTGTGGACCAGCACGGCTTCGGTCCGTGCGTCGCGCGCCAGGTACGCGGGAGATGTGAGCGAAGCCAGGATCTCCTCGGCGGTGCGGCGGTAGCGCGCGCCATCGGGGCCGGGGACGAAGGTGCTCAGCTCCAGCAGGCCGCTCGCCGTGACGGCAGCGGCGGAGGCGTCGCGCGGGGCGTCCGGGCAGCCGGGCGCCTGGTAGTCCCAGCACGGAACGTGGTCTGCCGGGAGGCGGGGGATGGCGTAGTCGGCGACGCGGCGGGCGGCGGCGAGGTAGCGCGCGTCGTGCGTCTCCCGGAACGCCATGCTGAAGCCGTAGATGAGCCACGCCTGCCCGCGCGCCCACGTGGTCGAGTCCGCGTAGCCCTGGTGCGTGATGCGCTCCAGCGCCGCGCCCGTCGCCGGGTCGAAGACGACGACGTGGAACGAGCCGCCGTCCGCCCGCACGTGGTTGGCGAGCGTGGTGAGGGCATGCTGCCTCGCCATCTGCGTCCACTCCGCCCGGCCGCCGTGCTTCGCGCCCCAGAAGAGCAGCTCCAGGTTCATCATGTTGTCCACGATCACCGGATACGGCCGCTTCGGGTCCGTCCAGTCCCACGACTTGATCGCGCCGACCGTCGGGTTGTAGCGCCCGGCGAGCAGCCCCGCGGCGTTCAGCGCGGGCGCGCGGAAGCGCTCCTGGCCGGTGAGCCGGTACGCCTTGGCGAACGACGAGAAGAACTGGAAGCCGAGGTCGTGCGTGTACCGGCCCTTGGGGATGTCCGCCAGCGGCAGCGTCCAGCGCTCGGCCTGGGTGCGCAGCGCCGGGTAGCGCGTCTGCTCGTACAGATACCAGAGCGTGCCGGGGAAGAAGCCGCTCGTCCAGTCGTTCATCGGCACGGCGTTCCACGTCCCATCCGGCTTCGTGGCGCGCGGATAGCCCGCGGCGGGATCGTGCGCTTCGGCAGCCTGCGCATACCGCGCCGCGGCGAAGTCCAGCGTCGCCAACGCCGCCGAGTCCAGCGCGTTGCGCGGCCGGGCGCGCGGGCTCGGGGACGCGGGCGGGGCGCACGCGGCGGCGAGGAAGCACGCGGCGAGCGTGGCGGCGCGGGCGAGCGGGCGAACGTGCATTTTCCGTGGATCTCCGTCGTTCGGTGGATGGGGCGCCGCTGTGCTACTGGAGCACCAGGTACGCGCCCTTGAAGTCCTGGTTGCGCGCCTCGATCACCGCGCGCCCTCCGACCCCGGGCGCGAACTCGATGGCCGCGCGGCCGTTCGCCATCTCGATGACCCGGCTGCGCGTGGGCGTGCCGAAATCGGCCAGGAGCCGTCCGCCGCCATCGTGCGAGAAGTAGATGCGTCGGTTGTAGTCCAGCGCCCGGTTGCCCTTCGCATCCACCGCGACCGCTTCGACCAGCACGTTGCCGTTCGGCAGCGGATGCGACGACAGCTCCACGTGGTCCGCCGCGCCGGCCTGGACGGACGTGAAGCGCACGGTTACGGAGTCGGTCGACACGGCGTCGCCGGGCTGGCAGCGGGAGACGAGATGGTTAGCGCCCTCGCGGAACGTGACGTCCCAGCGCAGGCCCATCGCCGGAAAGTCGGCCGGGTCGCGGCGGCGGACGCCCTGGCTGGCGCCGTCCAGCAGCAGCTCCACCGCGTCGCAGTTGCTGTACACGCGTACGCGGCG
The nucleotide sequence above comes from Longimicrobiaceae bacterium. Encoded proteins:
- a CDS encoding glycoside hydrolase family 88 protein, whose translation is MHVRPLARAATLAACFLAAACAPPASPSPRARPRNALDSAALATLDFAAARYAQAAEAHDPAAGYPRATKPDGTWNAVPMNDWTSGFFPGTLWYLYEQTRYPALRTQAERWTLPLADIPKGRYTHDLGFQFFSSFAKAYRLTGQERFRAPALNAAGLLAGRYNPTVGAIKSWDWTDPKRPYPVIVDNMMNLELLFWGAKHGGRAEWTQMARQHALTTLANHVRADGGSFHVVVFDPATGAALERITHQGYADSTTWARGQAWLIYGFSMAFRETHDARYLAAARRVADYAIPRLPADHVPCWDYQAPGCPDAPRDASAAAVTASGLLELSTFVPGPDGARYRRTAEEILASLTSPAYLARDARTEAVLVHSVGNKPAGTEIDVGISYGDYYFVEALMRYLALRGMSAL